The nucleotide sequence GACactcagagaaattaaagacGACCTAAATAAACGGGGCAAATCTTCTCATAGAATTTGatttcactttttcctcatctgagaGTTTTGTGCTCACTTTGGACTCCAGTATGAAGTGATGGTGTCCTGTTGAAGACTGAACCTGGTAAGCTTGAGTCATGGGAATTAAAGCTGAGCTTTCATTTACTACCCATATCCACCTAAGGCCAGTTTACCTGAGGACAGTAGGGGCAGGGAGGCTGGTGGGGGGTGAGGTTCTGGTTCCTGGAGGAAGCGAGCACCTGAAAGCCTCTGAATCAACTCAAGAGAGTATGGATGGTCAGGAGTCATTTCCTGGTCTTCCAATGTGAAAGGTTCGAAGTACTGTTGGGAGAATGACTAGAGGATGgcatgtaattctccaggtaaTAATCCCAACAACCATGTGCTATGAATACTGTTGTTTCCCGCTTTCAGAAAAGAGCAAACAGAGGCTTAGAGAAGTGAGGCTTTCTGGCTAATGTACCATAATCAATAATGGGGTTACAGGCCCTGAAGTCAGACACTGGATACCATGTGGTAGGTTGCATTGCCAATTTGAAGCCAAACACATGATTGGTTCTAGTGTAAGTTCAAAGGTTGTGAATTTGAAAGTAAGATATAGAAAAATTATGCTACCACCCTATGCTGTGGTTAAGACCCACACTTCtgatgcaggggcatgggtttgatctctggctggaGAACTAGTatctcacatgccttggggtGCAGTTAAAAAATTGCTCTTGCCTGTTTCAAAAAAAATATACTCCTGagggaaaatatttcttaaactatAAATCTTGTATAATCTTGCCTAGAAGAACATACCCCTAATGCAACTGGCTACCTGAAATTGATGACATCCTTCTGTatgtgtgattattttttttcctaaatgaattttaaatggcACAGATTGTACACACTGCCACcctatataatttaaaatcattcCTGTTAAGGCTCCTCACAggtccatggtgtgtgtgtgtggattttgATAGGCATTGCCCAGAACTGTACATGGCAGCCTTGCCTCGCCTCCCAGCACACAGGTGCCTGGGAGCCCAGGTCCCTGATGATGAGGACCATGTAGCCAGCACTAATTGTATACCATGCACTGGCTTAAGCACTTAATAACACAACCTCACCAAGATATGGTCCTGTTTTAGTGAATGGACGTGTATGTTTGAGGAATATTTAAGCAACTTCACAGAGGTCTGCAAGAGAGGTTTTATCTTCAATTTTCATTCCACATCATGGAGGTGAAGCTGCTGGCCTTGGGTCCAAAATTCAGAGGCTGGTCTTTTCAGTCTGTGAACCTCCAAAACAGCCCACATCAGCGTGTCTCACTCAGGATATGGAATGCCTGCTGGAGATTTTACAGGAAGCAGACCCTCACCAAGGGAAAACTGCTGACCACAAGCAGATGGACCCAGGCCTGTTGAAATTTCACCTTGAAGCCAACAAATCTGAGAATTGAGCACAAgcagatcacacatgctgcagcCCACTTCCTCACACAGCCTTTAAATCCTTTGTCTCTTAACCGGCAGCTTGGAGATGGTCTTAGGACATTAGTCCACCGTCTTCCCAGACAGCTGGTCTCCTAAATAAAGCAACTTTTCCTTTCCCACCAACGTTTGTCTGCTTTTTCCAGTGGCAAGAAGTTGAACTTGGGTTTGGTACCAGCCTCATATGGTTACAGAGATTCTGAGGTGTGATATGCAGCCTGAGGTTTAGGAGCAACTGGCAGGCTAAGAAGACAGGAGGCTCTCCATAAATGATTTGTTTGCTCCCACCTTCTGACCAGGGGCTTCCCTTCTGCAACTGGAGGCAAACTGGGGCCTACAATACCCAGAATTCTCGATGCCACAGTGTTTCACCTCTCTGCCAGTCATGGCCCAGGAGAGTGGCCTTTTCCTGTGAGCAATTCACTTTGGACCAGAGCTTCCAGAGTCCCATCTCATCTCTGGGGGTGCAGAATGCTGGAGAAGAGACTAGCACCTCTGTCCTAGGGTGAGacatgctcagccgtgtctgattctttgtgacctcatggactgtagcccaccaggctcctctgtccatgggattttccagcaagaatactggaattgcttgtcatttccttctccaggggatctccccaacccaggggtcaaacccatgtcatctgcattggcaagtgaattctttaccactgaaccacctgggaagccctccctgaggAGACAGGTTCAATCAAAGCCATAGTTACATGGAGAGATTCCCACAGAACCCAGAGAAGTGAGGGATCAAAGGCATCCCAGGCATGTTCAGGTGCTTGGAGGTGAGGCTGAGCTGTGAGTGTACAATGAACCATTAGTCTCTTTCCTTTTGGGGGGTAGACAAGAGAGGGACAGAGTTCAGGCCTGAAATGGCTGGCTGAGAGTCTTGACCTCTACTCTGAGGGTGACAGGAGCTCTGGGAAATTTGGTGCAAGTCTCAGCCGGCTGCCTCGGGCAGCATAGAGAACACACCGTAAAGGAGGCAGAGCCATGGTGGAGTTGGAGCCAGGGCAGGTGTGGGAATAAAGCAAGCCCATCCACACAAGATAAATGAAGGCCACCTATTCAGAGCTTGGTAATAACAAGGGAGTTGGGCACCTTCAGGTCCCTGAAGCTGAGGTTCACAGGCAAGTGAGGAAGAGGGCTGATTGAACCCTAATTTGGAAGTGGCTATAAATTAGTTTCAGTTTCTGCAGAGGTTATAGACCagaattttagggttttttttttttttttttttgaagtttttttgtattgggatataaacagttaggggctttcctggtgactcagacagtaaagaacccgcatgttaatgcaggagactcaggttcgattcctgcatcgggaagattccctggaggagggaatggcaatccacttcagtattcttgccgggagaatcccacggacagaggagcctggcaggctctagtcaatggggtcacaaagaatcagacacgactgagtgattaacactttcactttcactttttcatagccaattaacaatattgtgatagtttcaggggaacagcaaagggatctagccacacatacatacattctccATGTATCCATGTATACGTtctcccccagctcccctcccatccaagctgccacataacattgagcagtacagtaggtctttgttggttatccatttaaaatgtcTCAGTATGtacgtgtccatcccaaactccctaactctcccttGCCCCCTGGCAACCACACGCGCATTGAGAATTTTGGTTTTATATGTGGTCAcaccacagaggcagagactaTCGCAGTCATCTGAATGAATGTCGGTGGGCTGCACTGGGGTGATTGCTGTGAAAGTGGTACAAGAAGCTGTGGTTCTGGGCTGTGACTTTAACTCTATTTATCTGCTTTTGACtccactgggtcttcattactgtggAGCCACTCTCcagttgaggtgcatgggcttcccacTGCAGAGCtagggctctaaagcacaggctccgTAGTGTGTCACACAGGCGTAGCTGCTCCATGGCACTCAAGCTGTACTTTTACTAAAGCTGGCTTTATTTTCTGGAGTGGATTATGAGAGAGGAAAGTCGAGGCGAGAGAACCCAAACTTCTTGGTTTAGCTGCTGAAAGGACGCAAATGCCAGCCAGTGAAATGGGGAAGTCTGTTGTCAAGTTAATATTCAGAGACTCAGGTGTAGAAATATTGTGACCGTTGTGGGGACAACATGTGCGTGATAAACAGCACAATGACCTCCATTTTCTAATTCCTGGAACCTTTGCCCATTTTGGATTTACACCCTCCAGATGTAAGATGATAAACTTGTGTTGATTTAAGCCACCTGTTCCGGCAGTGATagggaaactaacacaatgtacACTGAGAAATGGAAGAGGGCTGAGAGTAAGTGAGGGGTGCATGAGGTTCTGGGTACCCAGGatttgaagaaaggaaaggaccaGCTTGCAGGGCCTTTAGACCAGGAATGGGGGCTTTGGCAGTGGGGGCCATTGGAGGTTTGCGACAAGATGGCAGCCTGGTTGCATTGCCAAGTGCTCTCTCCATGCTGTGTGCAGGGTGACCTGTGGGGAGCCCAGTGTGACATCTGTGGTGTGGGACAGAAGCCTGGGGGTAGGTAGCTCAAGATGTGAGGGAGACACAATCTGAAGAGCAAAGTGCACGCAAGGAGGCAGTGTTAACTGATGGTCCCTGTCATTGGAGCCATAAGTAGAAAGAGTGAGCCCAAATTTAAGAATTATGTCCAGGAAGTATGTTACAGGGTTCCCAAGGGGAACTGGGCCAggcacagactttttttttttaattttacttatttgtttgtttggctgtgttgggtcttcactgacacttgggctttctctagttgtggcacaagggcttctcgttgcagtgtcttctcttgttgcagagcattgACTCTgagcacaagggcttcagtagttgtggcacagggcttaattgctccatggcatgtgggctcttcctggattagggatggaatctctgtctcctgcattggcaggtggctcctttaccactgagccaccaggaaagcccaggcaTGGACTTTAGATGGCATCTATCTCCCAACCCACTCATCGTTGCTGTGGGCTGATACAGTGCTCGCTGGGGGTGGTCAGGAGACAGCGAGGTCCAGCGGTACCAGTGCCTGGTACTTCTGTGACCTGGCAACCTGGGGACACGAGGGAGCAGGACATTGCTACGGGTGGGCAGCGTGGGGATGCTCAGTGGAGATAATTCTCATGGACCTTGTGTCCCGTCTGAAGATGTGTTGGTGTGCTTCTCCCTGGAAGAATGGAGGCTCCTTGGTGAGGCCCAGAGGCTCCTGTATGGGAATGTGATGCTGGAGATCTTGGCACTTTTAGCCTCCCTGGGTAAGGCCCTCACACCAACcccatctcttttttccttttccccaggGTCCACCCTGTCCTTCCCACACTGCTTTCTTGCTGTGTCTCCTGGAGGAGATGCCAGGGCTGAGCTCTGTGGCATGTCCTCACTTCTTACTGAGCAGCCCCAAAGCCACACAAGCCGAGGTTTAAGGGATCACAAGGCATGGTCGGCCCAGTGGAGCCCATTAATTATAGTTGCTTTCTGGGCTGATGAATCTGTCCAGAGTTATGACACCTCTGTGCCCAAGGTTCTGGCCCCTTGCTCCAGGtgacatttttctgaaactccatCCTATCAGAGTTTCAAGCACTCATATAGTCACTACTTAATGGAGACTCTGGATGGTTCCTTCACAGTTcttttcataattattattattattttgagcatgcagtgcagcatgtgggatcttagttcccccaccagggatcaaacctgaacccctgcattggaagagcagagtcttaaccactggaccatcaggaagtcccagtgataattattattttttaactggtaGTCTGTCACAAGATGGGTTCCTCTGAGCCTGTACTCACCTGTCCTGGGTTTCCCTTAGGAATCATACCCACCAGATCACACTTCATCATGTAGCTGGAACAGAGGGAGGAGCCCTGGATGCCTGCCCAGGTGGAGATGACTCCAGCCATAGAGAAAGAGCCTCATATGGAACGTGGTGTGTGGACACAGAGAAGAGTGGGATGTCAAAGTTGGGTTCAAATACAGAAATATCAACTGTTCTTGCCAGTGTTTGATTTCAAGTCTTATGTAGGTagctctgcatttaaaaaatccacttgcactgcaggagacacaggtttaatccctgggttgggaagattgccaagaaaagggcatggcaacctactccagtattcttgcctaggaagtcccatggacagaggagcctggtgggctgtagtccatggggtcacaaatagttggacatgactgaagtgactgagcatgcacacacatggccACACAGCAAATCTACCTATTCTTCCCCATATTCTGGGCACTGTGACTTACTTCTAGTCTGACTTCTGGACCCTAGCATCTCCCTTGCACCCACTACTCCTTACTGCTCAGTCTGCATTCGTCTACAGCATTGGCCTGCAGTGCATGTCTCATGAGAGGTGCACATATGCTTCAGTCATCTTTGAACACCAGCTACTCACTTGTAACTGGAGTTTTCTGGACCTGGACATGCCTTTCTCCCTAGCACTCACCTTCCCCAATAACCAACCTCCTCCTGGAAGCTGTTTGTTGAACCCTGTACTCATGTCCTTGCTGTCAGGAGGCCTCCCCCACTCTGTGACATTCAGAGGCCCCACACTGCACAGCAACCCCTTCCCCAACCTGTCCCACCTCACTCTCCTGTGAATAGTCCCATGGACTTACCCTGGGTGTGTCAGATATGTTTATGGTGGGGTTGTCCCCTCCCTGAAAGTCAACATGTGTCTCATCGGGCATTCCGCTGGTTGCAGATCATTGCCATGGAGTGGAGGCTGAGGCTGCTTCCTCCGAGCAGACtgtttctttagaaggaatgtcACCATTTAGGACTCCTGTGGCAGGTCTGAAGACCCAGCCATATGACATGTCTGGCCCAGTATCAAAAGACATCTTTCATCCTACTGAATAACCAGGAGGGGAAGGCCAGGCAGAAGCCACACAAGTGTGAGGCCTATGGGAGACAGTTCTGGTTCAGTGCAGACCTCCATCAGCACCAGAAACACAGTGGAGAGAAATTCTCCACAGCACAATGGAGAGAAATTCTTCAGGAAGGATGAGACCAGGGACTCTGAAAAGCTACAGAACCTGTGTGATGGAGCAGATCTATGAATGCGGTGAAGGCAGAATGCACATGCCAGCCACCTCTGACCTTCAGCACTGGGTGTCTCATGACAGAATGAAGCCCCCACATGAGCACTAGGTGTGGGGGAGCCCTTGGTACTGGACAGAAGATTAAAAAATGCAGTGAATATGGGAAAGCATTCACCTAGAAACACACACTTGCTCGACACCAGAGAATCCACACTGGAGAGAGACCTCATGCGTGCAGCaagtgtgggaaattcttcagcCAAAGCTGTGACCTTTTCAAACATCAGACCATACACACCGGTGAAAGGCCTTACAAATGCAATGAATGCATGAAATTTTTCAGACAGGTCTCTGGCCTGCTTGAACACAGGCGAGTTCACACAGAGAAAGGCTCTTTCAGTGCAATACCTGCAGAAAATTCTTTAGCAGCAAGTCAAACCTCATTCAACACCAGGAGGTTCACACAGGAGCAAGGCCATACatgtgcagtgaatgtgggaaagtGTTCAACTGCAAACACACACTGATTCTGCACCAGAGAACtcacactggagaaaagccctatGAGTGCAGCGAATGTGGGAAGACCTTCAGCCAAAGCTCCCACCTTAATGTACACTGGCAAGTCCACACAGTGACTACAAGTGCAGgaaatgtgggaaagccttcagttGCATCTCTAAACTCATTCAGCACCAGAAGGTTCATTCTGGAGAAAAGCTTTATGAGTGTAGCAGGTGTGGGAAGGCCTTTGCTCAAAGGCCGAACCTTACTCAGCACTGGAAGGTTCACATGGGAGCAAGAGCTTATGTTTGCAGTGACTACGGGAAGAATTCAACTGCAAATGCATGCTTGTTCTCCACCAGAGGACTCATACTGGAGAAGAACCGTGAGAGTGCAGGGAATGTGGGAGATCTCTTAGCCAATGCTCCCAGCTTACTGTGCACTTGAGAATTCCTGGCAGTGCCTATGAGTACAGCAGACATAGGAAAGCCTTTGTTGTTCtctagtcactaagctgtgtctgactctttgcaatcccatggaccatggagtttcccagacaagaatattggagtgggttgctatgttctcctccaggggatcttcccaacccagggatcgaacccatatctactgcattggaaggcagattcttcaccaccagggaagcaggaaagCCTTTTCCCAAAGAccaaagttggaccataaagactcctgagtgccaaagatgtgccaggtttacccggactcctacagctacgcaTACGACTgtttacagcctcccaaccgcgagaggcacgggaagcttaagatattcaaatagtatagagcctctccggGAGTTAGAAATCATCAGgatagaactagtagaagattccattgttgagccaatgcttgctgccaagttgccacatcccctgtattgtgtCCTTGggagtatattaattaatatagttggtatatagaaaaaataagtagtggccttggtattaacaactttagacccttaaggcaATAAATTCTTTCCGTGTTGtaagcccactgcacctttgccctataggaatgcaactttatctaacactttCGAAGGATGctgccaaactttaaaataattactcttaaaaAAAGCAAGTTTTCTGGTTAACTAACCTTTATCGGAACAGTcgtaaaatgttaataggccttctggccagaagatgatgtaaatcacctaaagcattTGTATACAATAGATAAGAATCAAAggctgctgactttgcatgattttacACCctctattatcctctatgcacaacttaaggtatataagctccctttgaaaataaagctacgggccttgctcatcaggcttggtctccccgtgtagttcttgcttccttttctctccttttcttctctgttcttccttcaggatgactGATTTGGAGCGTGGGGGCTCTCTGagaccacttacttgcctgggcttctaagattcactcgagaaggtgcctaggGTGGGGTACCTTCAGCTATTCgagaggacgcctgcggcctccgtggtcagagcaagtTCGGTGTCACGAACTTTATTGGTTTCCCACGTAACCCAGTCAGGTcaagcctctgtctctcccctttgCTGTCCTTTCACCAACGCCGTCCTCCTGAGGatatccctggatccaaccggggctggaccccggtattgtttaatgttaaaaaatcCTGTGAcagtgacttccctggcagtccagtggttaagactcaacgCTTTCAATTTGGTGGTcacgggtttgatgcctggttgggCCACACAGCGTGGCCTAAAATCCTGTGACAACACTAAGGTCAATTTGATTACTGATGGTAATGGTTAGGCAGTCTGGTTTGACTGTTACCAGAAAGGCATAAAAGTCTCTGCTGATATCTTCTGACTTGAGGCTTCCGAAAGCCAGGAGTCACCACCCAGATATCCATGGCTTAATCTGGAAGTGCATCACAACCCTGTGTGGATAACAGTCTGGGAAACTGCCTGGAGGTCTCTGACCCCCCAAGGTAATTCtgcattttctttgtctttttatatcATATGctgtgctttattattattattattctttggcCATGCCAAAggacatgcagaatcttagttctcccatcAGTCATTGAACCCACACACCTGCAGTTGAAGCCCAGAGTCGTTTTAATTGCTGGATCGCCTAGGAAGTCCCTCAGATTGaacctcttcttttatttttttaatgttatatatatttttttattattatttatttatttactttacaatattgtattggttttgccatacatcaacatgcatctgccacgggtgtacacgtgttccacatcctgaaccccgctcccacctccctccgcataccatccctctgggtcatcccagtgcaccagcctcaagcttcctgtatcctgcatcgaacctggactggcgattcatttcttatatgatattatacatgttttaatgccattctcccaaatcatcccccgcttccctctcccacagagtccaaaagactgttctatacatctgtgtctcttttgctgtctcacatacagggttgtcattaccatctttctaaattccatctatatgtgttagtatactgtattggtgtttttctttctggcttacttcactctgtataatcagctccagtttcatccacctcattagaactgattcaaatgtattctttttaatggctgagtaatattccattgtgtatatgtaccacagctttcttatccattcatctgctgatggacatctaggttgcttccatgtcctggctattataaacagtgctgtgatgaacattggggtacacatgtctctttcagttctggtttcctcggtgtgtatgcccagcagtgggattgctgggttgtatggcagatctatttccagttttttaaggaatctccacactgttctctatattggctgtactagtttgcattcccaccaacagtgtaagagagttcccttttctccacaccctctccagcatttattgcttgtagacttttggaccgcagccattctgactggcatgaaatggtacctcattgtggctttgatttgcatttctctgataatgagtggtgttgagcatcttttcatgtgtttgttagccatctgtatgtcttctttggagaaatgtctatttagttctttggcccattttttgattgggtcatttatttttctggaattgagctacaggagttgcttgtatgtttttgagattagttgtttgtcagttgcttcattttctattattttctcccattctgaaggctgtcttttcaccttgcttatagttttttttgttgtgcagaagcttttaattttaattagatcccatttgtttatttttgcttttatttccaatattttgggaggtgggtcatagaggatcctgctgtgatgtatgtcggagagtgttttgcctatgttctcctctaggagttttatagtttctggtcttatgtttaaatctttaatccagtttgagtttatttttgtgtatggtgttagaaagtgttctagtttcattcttttacaagtggttgaccagttttcccagcaccacttgttaaagagattgtctttaatccattgtatattcttgcctcctttgtcaaagataaggtgtccataggtgcgtggatttatctctgggctttctattttgttccattgatctatatttctgtctttgtgccagtaccatactgtcttgatgactgtggctttgtagtagagcctgaagtcaggcaggttgattcctccagttccattcttctttctcaagattgctttgcttatttgaggttttttgtatttccatacaaattgtgaaattatttgttctagctctgtgaaaaataccgttggtagcttgatagggattgcattgaatctatagattgctttgggtagtatactcattttcactatattgattcttctgatccatgaacatggtatatttctccatctattattgtcctctttgatttctttcaccagtgttttatagttttctatatataggtctttagtttctttaggtaggtatattcctaagtattttattcttttcattgcaatggtgaatggaattgtttccttaacttatctattttctcattagtgtacaggaatgcaagggatttctgtgtgttgattttatattctgcaactttactatattcattgattagctctagtaattttctggtggagtctgtagggttttctatgtagaggatcatgtcatctgcaaacaatgagagttttacttcttcttttctaatttggattccttttatttctttttctgccctgattgctgtggccaaaacttccaaaactatgttgaatagtaatggtgagagtgggcacccttgtcttgttcctgactttaggggaagtgctttcaattt is from Bos indicus isolate NIAB-ARS_2022 breed Sahiwal x Tharparkar chromosome 18, NIAB-ARS_B.indTharparkar_mat_pri_1.0, whole genome shotgun sequence and encodes:
- the ZNF671 gene encoding LOW QUALITY PROTEIN: zinc finger protein 671 (The sequence of the model RefSeq protein was modified relative to this genomic sequence to represent the inferred CDS: inserted 5 bases in 4 codons; deleted 3 bases in 3 codons; substituted 2 bases at 2 genomic stop codons) is translated as MLEILALLASLGIIPTRSHFIMXLEQREEPWMPAQVEMTPAIEKEPHMERGVWTQRRVGCQNHCHGVEAEAASSEQTVSLEGMSPFRTPVAGLKTQPYDMSGPVSKDIFHLLNNQEGKARQKPHKCEAYGRQFWFSADLHQHQKTVERNSPQHNGEKFFRKDETRDSXKSYRTCVMEQIYECGEGRMHMPATSDLQHWVSHDRMKPHMSTRCGGALGTGQKIKKCSEYGKAFTXKHTLARHQRIHTGERPHACSKCGKFFSQSCDLFKHQTIHTGERPYKCNECMKFFRQVSGLLEHRRVHTXERLFQCNTCRKFFSSKSNLIQHQEVHTGARPYMCSECGKVFNCKHTLILHQRTHTGEKPYECSECGKTFSQSSHLNVHWQVHXSDYKCRKCGKAFSCISKLIQHQKVHSGEKLYECSRCGKAFAQRPNLTQHWKVHMGARAYVCSDYGXEFNCKCMLVLHQRTHTGEEP